The following proteins come from a genomic window of Mycolicibacterium rufum:
- a CDS encoding DEAD/DEAH box helicase — protein sequence MADPGPGFGRELLACAVDGTPSDEHPLRHVADLPPRRARTLAWPTWTPPDVVRAFHDRGIEAPWSHQLAAAELARDGRHVVLSTGTASGKSLAYQLPILTALTENPRARALYLSPTKALGHDQLRAVASLTAAAGLDDVAPTSYDGDTSADVRRFARERSRWIFSNPDMIHLSMLRNHARWAVFLRHLRYLVVDECHYYRGIFGSNVAMVLRRLLRLCARYSPGGEMPTVIFASATTADPATTASELIGQTVAEVTEDGSPQGARTVALWEPALIDDLVGENGAPVRRSAGAEASRVMADLITEGARTLTFVRSRRGAELAALGARARLVDTAPELAEQVASYRAGYLAEDRRSLERALADGRLRGMATTNALELGVDIAGLDAVVLAGFPGTVASFWQQAGRAGRRGQGALVVLIARDDPLDTYLVHHPAALLDKPIERVVIDPGNPYVLGPQLLCAATELPLTDAEVRMWDAEAVAGTLVDDGLLRRRPSGFFPTPGLDPHPAVDIRGSTGGQIAILEADTGRMLGSAGAGQAASSVHPGAVYLHQGESYVVDSLDFEDGIAFVHAEDPGYTTFARELTDITATGPGERAVHGPVTVGLVPVCVSNTVTGYLRRRLDGEIIDFCELDMPTRTLDTMAVMCTITPEALADRGIDPLRIPGSLHAAEHAAIGLLPLIASCDRGDIGGVSTAVGPVDGLPTIFVYDGHPGGAGFAARGHGAITRWWEATASAIEACECPAGCPSCVQSPKCGNGNDPLDKDGAVRVLRLVLDALARG from the coding sequence CCTGGCCGACCTGGACACCCCCAGATGTGGTGCGGGCCTTCCATGATCGCGGCATCGAGGCCCCGTGGTCACACCAGCTCGCCGCGGCCGAACTGGCCCGCGACGGCCGCCACGTCGTGCTCAGCACCGGTACCGCCTCGGGCAAGTCGCTGGCCTACCAGCTGCCGATATTGACGGCACTGACAGAGAATCCGCGCGCCCGGGCGCTGTACCTGTCCCCGACCAAGGCGCTGGGGCACGACCAGTTGCGTGCGGTGGCCTCGCTGACCGCGGCCGCCGGGCTCGACGACGTCGCGCCGACGTCCTACGACGGCGACACCTCCGCCGACGTCCGCCGGTTCGCGCGGGAACGGTCGCGGTGGATCTTCTCCAATCCGGACATGATCCATCTGTCGATGCTGCGCAACCACGCCCGCTGGGCGGTGTTCCTGCGTCACCTGCGCTACCTCGTCGTCGACGAATGTCACTACTACCGCGGTATTTTCGGTTCCAACGTGGCGATGGTGCTGCGCAGGTTGCTGCGGCTGTGCGCGCGCTACTCCCCCGGCGGGGAGATGCCGACCGTCATCTTCGCCAGCGCGACCACGGCCGATCCGGCGACCACCGCCTCGGAGCTGATCGGGCAGACCGTCGCCGAGGTCACCGAGGACGGGTCGCCGCAGGGCGCCCGCACCGTGGCGCTGTGGGAGCCGGCCCTGATCGACGACCTGGTGGGTGAGAACGGGGCGCCGGTGCGCCGGTCGGCCGGGGCGGAGGCCTCCCGGGTGATGGCCGATCTGATCACCGAGGGCGCGCGCACGCTGACGTTCGTGCGCTCGCGGCGCGGCGCGGAACTGGCGGCCCTGGGCGCGCGGGCGCGGCTGGTCGACACGGCACCGGAGCTGGCCGAGCAGGTGGCGTCCTACCGGGCGGGTTACCTCGCCGAGGACCGCCGCTCGCTGGAGCGGGCGCTGGCCGACGGGCGGTTGCGGGGCATGGCGACGACGAATGCGCTGGAGCTCGGTGTCGACATCGCGGGCCTGGATGCCGTTGTGCTGGCCGGGTTTCCGGGCACCGTCGCGTCGTTCTGGCAGCAGGCGGGACGCGCCGGCCGGCGCGGGCAGGGCGCGCTGGTGGTGCTGATCGCCCGCGACGACCCGTTGGACACCTACCTGGTGCATCATCCGGCGGCGCTGCTGGACAAGCCGATCGAGCGCGTGGTGATCGATCCGGGCAACCCCTATGTCCTCGGCCCTCAACTGCTCTGCGCGGCAACCGAACTGCCGTTGACCGACGCCGAGGTGCGGATGTGGGACGCCGAGGCGGTGGCCGGCACCCTCGTCGACGACGGACTGCTGCGCCGCCGTCCGAGCGGCTTCTTCCCCACCCCCGGCCTGGACCCGCATCCCGCCGTCGACATCCGGGGGTCCACCGGCGGGCAGATCGCGATCCTGGAGGCCGACACCGGCCGGATGCTGGGCAGTGCGGGCGCGGGGCAGGCCGCCTCCTCGGTGCATCCCGGGGCGGTCTATCTGCACCAGGGCGAGAGCTACGTGGTGGATTCACTGGACTTCGAGGACGGGATCGCGTTCGTGCACGCCGAAGATCCCGGCTACACGACGTTCGCGCGGGAACTGACCGACATCACCGCCACCGGTCCCGGCGAACGCGCGGTACACGGGCCGGTGACGGTCGGCCTGGTGCCGGTGTGTGTGAGCAACACCGTGACCGGATATCTGCGGCGCCGCCTCGACGGGGAGATCATCGACTTCTGCGAACTCGACATGCCGACCCGCACGCTGGACACCATGGCGGTGATGTGCACCATCACCCCGGAAGCATTGGCGGACAGAGGGATCGACCCGCTGCGCATCCCCGGGTCGCTGCATGCGGCCGAACACGCGGCCATCGGTCTGCTGCCGCTGATCGCCAGCTGCGACCGCGGCGACATCGGCGGGGTGTCCACAGCGGTCGGGCCCGTCGACGGGCTGCCGACGATTTTCGTCTACGACGGCCATCCGGGCGGCGCCGGCTTCGCGGCGCGCGGTCATGGCGCGATCACCCGCTGGTGGGAGGCCACCGCCTCGGCGATCGAGGCGTGCGAATGCCCGGCGGGCTGCCCCTCGTGCGTGCAGTCGCCCAAGTGCGGCAACGGCAACGACCCACTCGACAAGGACGGTGCCGTCCGGGTGCTGCGCCTGGTTCTGGACGCGCTCGCGAGGGGCTGA